The following are from one region of the Streptomyces rubrogriseus genome:
- a CDS encoding CobW family GTP-binding protein — MGQRSTPQQIPVVVLAGFLGSGKTTLLNHLLHRSGGSRIGAVVNDFGSIEIDAMAVAGALGDSTVSLGNGCLCCAVDASELDGYLARLARPEAGIDVIVIEASGLAEPQELVRMLLASEQPGIVYGGLVEVVDAAEFDDTRARHPEIDRHLALADLVVVNKTDRATDAERVLGLVHSLVDGAAVVPATYGRIDPEFLYDCRPSEERVGQLSFDDLHDHSEGGAQADHLHAAYDTLSFVSGVPLDPRRLMRFLDSRPEGLYRIKGYVDFGPYDPRNRYAVHAVGRFLRFYPEPWTPAGAAGASGAPEAGRTQLVLIGSGIDAAALGEELDACRRDADAPPADEHGMWGVLRYVANGEEPPDGPGPV, encoded by the coding sequence GTGGGGCAGCGCTCGACTCCGCAGCAGATCCCGGTCGTCGTGCTCGCCGGATTCCTCGGGTCCGGGAAGACCACCCTGCTCAACCACCTCCTCCACCGCAGCGGAGGCAGCCGGATCGGCGCCGTCGTCAACGACTTCGGATCGATCGAGATCGACGCGATGGCCGTCGCTGGAGCCCTCGGCGACTCCACCGTGTCGCTGGGCAACGGATGCCTGTGCTGTGCCGTCGACGCGAGCGAACTGGACGGGTACCTGGCGCGGCTCGCCCGTCCCGAGGCCGGCATCGACGTCATCGTCATCGAGGCCAGCGGCCTCGCCGAACCGCAGGAACTGGTACGCATGCTGCTGGCCAGCGAGCAACCGGGGATCGTGTACGGCGGGCTGGTCGAGGTCGTCGACGCCGCCGAGTTCGACGACACCCGCGCCAGGCACCCCGAGATCGACCGGCACCTGGCCCTCGCCGACCTGGTCGTGGTCAACAAGACGGACCGGGCCACCGACGCCGAGCGGGTGCTCGGCCTGGTGCACTCGCTCGTGGACGGCGCCGCCGTCGTCCCGGCGACCTACGGCCGTATCGACCCCGAGTTCCTCTACGACTGCCGGCCCAGCGAGGAGCGCGTGGGGCAGCTGTCCTTCGACGACCTGCACGACCACTCCGAGGGCGGCGCACAAGCCGATCACCTGCACGCCGCCTACGACACCCTGTCGTTCGTCTCCGGCGTCCCGCTCGACCCGCGCCGGCTCATGCGCTTCCTCGACAGCCGTCCCGAGGGCCTGTACCGGATCAAGGGGTACGTCGACTTCGGCCCGTACGACCCGCGGAACCGGTACGCAGTCCACGCCGTCGGACGCTTCCTGCGCTTCTACCCGGAGCCCTGGACCCCGGCCGGTGCCGCCGGCGCGTCCGGCGCCCCGGAGGCCGGCCGTACCCAGCTCGTCCTCATCGGCTCCGGGATCGACGCGGCGGCCCTCGGCGAGGAACTCGACGCGTGCCGCCGGGACGCCGACGCCCCACCCGCCGACGAACACGGCATGTGGGGCGTCCTGCGTTACGTGGCCAACGGCGAGGAGCCGCCGGACGGCCCCGGGCCTGTCTGA
- a CDS encoding citrate synthase/methylcitrate synthase, with protein sequence MSVNRTAAAATPVEVPRGLAGVVVAETEVGDVRGLEGFYHYRQYSAVELARSRGFEDVWHLLVHGELPDARTGAAFAAETAALRRLPDAVRAALPAIAEAGGRSGPLAGMRTGLSLLGAALGFRPVYDLSVDQRRQDTLVAAAAVPTLLTALHRLGRGLEPVEPREDLSFAANYLYMLTGQEPDEARTRAIEQYLISTIDHGFNASTFTARVIASTGADVAACLAGAVSALSGPLHGGAPSRALDTLDAIGTPDRIDAWIRERVLAGDRIMGFGHAVYRTEDPRSRMLREVARGFGGPRVEFAVEVERQVEAILAELKPGRELHTNVEFYAGVVMELCGLPREMFTPTFAAARVVGWSANILEQASDSKIIRPAARYVGPGAPVGVPAAA encoded by the coding sequence ATGTCCGTCAACAGAACCGCAGCCGCGGCGACGCCCGTCGAGGTGCCGCGCGGGCTCGCCGGTGTCGTGGTGGCCGAAACCGAGGTCGGCGATGTACGGGGACTCGAGGGGTTCTACCACTACCGCCAGTACTCGGCCGTCGAACTCGCCCGGAGTCGCGGCTTCGAGGACGTCTGGCACCTCCTGGTCCACGGGGAACTCCCCGACGCGCGAACCGGGGCCGCCTTCGCCGCCGAGACCGCGGCGCTGCGGCGGCTCCCCGACGCGGTGCGCGCCGCCCTGCCCGCCATCGCCGAGGCCGGCGGACGCTCCGGTCCGCTCGCCGGCATGCGCACCGGCCTGTCCCTGCTGGGCGCGGCCCTGGGCTTCCGGCCGGTGTACGACCTGTCGGTCGACCAGCGTCGGCAGGACACCCTGGTGGCCGCCGCGGCCGTACCGACGCTGCTGACCGCGCTGCACCGGTTGGGGCGGGGGCTCGAGCCGGTGGAGCCGCGCGAGGACCTCTCGTTCGCCGCGAACTACCTGTACATGTTGACCGGCCAGGAGCCGGACGAGGCGCGCACCCGGGCGATCGAGCAGTACCTGATCTCCACCATCGACCACGGGTTCAACGCGTCGACCTTCACCGCGCGGGTCATCGCGTCGACGGGTGCGGACGTCGCGGCCTGCCTGGCCGGAGCGGTGTCGGCGTTGTCCGGCCCGCTGCACGGCGGCGCGCCCAGCCGGGCGCTGGACACCCTGGACGCGATCGGCACGCCCGATCGCATCGACGCGTGGATCCGCGAGCGGGTACTCGCCGGTGACCGCATCATGGGCTTCGGCCACGCCGTCTACCGCACGGAGGACCCGCGCTCACGGATGCTGCGTGAGGTGGCGCGGGGCTTCGGCGGGCCGCGCGTGGAGTTCGCCGTCGAGGTGGAGCGGCAGGTCGAGGCGATCCTCGCGGAGCTGAAGCCGGGACGCGAACTGCACACCAACGTCGAGTTCTACGCGGGCGTGGTCATGGAACTGTGCGGCCTGCCCCGCGAGATGTTCACTCCCACGTTCGCGGCGGCACGGGTGGTGGGCTGGAGCGCCAACATTCTGGAGCAGGCGTCCGACTCCAAGATCATCCGTCCGGCGGCGCGGTATGTGGGGCCGGGGGCGCCGGTCGGAGTCCCGGCGGCGGCCTGA
- a CDS encoding DUF6082 family protein: MVTRKKVTGRFGSAAAGMLLATAGISLAARRQRREAAHMHERLLELEELAIRRQSLAHQQRMHWELLTRAIDDPSLAEVIDTYDKSIPAERRRQFFYANAWYVNLYHVHRAGLLDQEGLQGRLREFFQSPVFREYWEATRNMRAALDQNSDEARLGLVVDALAKDFEDADTDEWWVVGTPPHD; this comes from the coding sequence ATGGTCACACGGAAGAAGGTCACGGGGAGGTTCGGCTCCGCCGCGGCCGGGATGTTGCTGGCCACGGCCGGGATATCGCTCGCCGCGCGCCGGCAGCGGCGCGAGGCAGCGCATATGCACGAACGGCTGCTGGAACTGGAGGAGCTGGCCATCCGGCGCCAGTCGTTGGCACATCAGCAGCGCATGCACTGGGAGTTGCTCACCAGGGCCATCGACGATCCGTCGCTCGCCGAAGTCATCGACACCTACGACAAGAGCATCCCGGCCGAGCGGCGGCGCCAGTTCTTCTATGCGAATGCCTGGTACGTCAACCTCTACCACGTGCACCGTGCGGGGCTCCTGGACCAGGAAGGGCTGCAGGGGCGCCTCAGGGAGTTCTTCCAGAGCCCGGTCTTCCGCGAGTACTGGGAGGCGACGAGGAACATGCGCGCCGCCTTGGACCAGAACTCCGACGAAGCCCGGCTGGGGCTGGTGGTCGACGCTCTGGCCAAGGACTTCGAGGACGCCGACACGGACGAATGGTGGGTGGTCGGGACGCCTCCCCACGACTGA
- a CDS encoding sucrase ferredoxin — translation MSTCSTASRDLDEPVSGTAPVARTWLLLEQPGPWGAKALTSSHLDPALGRALDAAAKGTGVRIALVRRPGRHADRGTTAARRVYAAHTVPGNVWLHGTTLKDPRRLLGLDFAALGRGDHRAFDSVLDGRPHTGDPLALVCTNGKRDRCCALLGRPLAAELAASGAHGVWEVTHLGGHRFSPTVLVLPHGYVYGRVQAHTVKEILHGAREDRIVVEGCRGNSAWDRPGQAAELALRSALGEDKAQALTVVRTDGAAPRWEVTLAHRDGRHWRVTVVQGASVPPRPESCAASVLGSPARMEVTAVHALPVTAALAS, via the coding sequence GTGAGTACGTGCTCAACCGCCTCCCGGGACCTCGACGAGCCCGTTTCGGGCACCGCACCCGTCGCGAGGACCTGGTTGCTGCTCGAACAGCCCGGCCCGTGGGGCGCCAAGGCGCTCACTTCGAGCCACCTGGACCCCGCGCTGGGGCGCGCCCTCGACGCGGCGGCAAAGGGGACGGGTGTACGCATCGCGCTCGTGCGGCGTCCCGGGCGCCACGCGGACCGGGGCACGACCGCCGCACGCAGGGTGTACGCGGCCCACACCGTGCCGGGAAACGTGTGGCTGCACGGCACCACCCTCAAGGACCCCCGCCGGCTGCTCGGCCTCGATTTCGCGGCGCTCGGCCGGGGCGACCACCGCGCCTTCGACTCGGTGCTGGACGGCCGCCCCCACACGGGCGATCCGCTCGCCCTCGTCTGCACCAACGGCAAGCGCGACCGGTGCTGCGCCCTCCTGGGCAGGCCCCTGGCGGCCGAACTCGCCGCCTCCGGAGCCCACGGCGTCTGGGAGGTCACCCACCTGGGCGGGCACCGCTTCTCTCCGACCGTGCTCGTGCTGCCCCACGGATACGTCTACGGCCGGGTCCAGGCGCACACCGTCAAGGAGATCCTGCACGGCGCGCGGGAGGACCGGATCGTCGTCGAGGGCTGCCGCGGGAACTCCGCGTGGGACCGCCCCGGCCAGGCGGCCGAGCTGGCCCTGCGATCGGCCCTCGGCGAGGACAAGGCCCAGGCACTGACCGTCGTACGGACGGACGGCGCCGCACCGCGCTGGGAGGTGACCCTGGCGCACCGCGACGGCCGGCACTGGCGGGTCACCGTCGTACAAGGGGCGTCCGTGCCGCCGCGACCGGAGAGCTGCGCGGCGTCGGTACTGGGCTCGCCGGCGCGGATGGAGGTCACGGCGGTGCACGCCCTGCCGGTGACGGCGGCACTGGCGAGCTGA
- a CDS encoding ATP-binding protein, which translates to MSSTPPVRRLRLGLPRRVFSQVLLMQLAIAAGVAVLATGLFLAPLGDQLDDQAMRRALAIAQTTAQQPQVVRDLRTTRPTANGPVQREAERVREATRAEYVVVMDRQGVRWSHTDPERIGEVVSTDPGQALAGREVMEIDDGTLGRSARGKVPLRDGDGEIVGAVSVGIAYDSVRARLIHAIPGLFAYAGGALAVGALASWIISRRVQRQTRDLAFSDIAGLLAEREAMLHGIREGVVALDRGGRVRLLNDEAQRLLGIGGEAVGRSPDEALGAGRTADVLAGRVTGTDLLTVRGQRVLVANRMPTDDGGAVATLRDRTELEQLGRELDSTRGLIDALRAQDHEHANRMHTLLGLLELEMYDDAVEFVGEVVGDHRVTAEQITERIHDPLLAALLVGKATVAAERGVALWVSDRTRLPDRLVDPRGLVTIVGNLVDNALDAAAGTAHARVEVELRAEGRAATLTVRDTGPGIAADHRELVFAAGWSTKEPPAHRERGIGLPLVRRLAERQGGTATVGEAYGGGAEFVVVLPEALTEAAPEPAFTAPVTTAAEEESR; encoded by the coding sequence ATGAGCTCCACTCCCCCCGTCCGCCGACTGCGCCTGGGCCTGCCGCGGCGGGTGTTCTCACAGGTGCTGCTGATGCAGCTGGCGATCGCCGCGGGCGTCGCGGTACTCGCGACCGGGCTGTTCCTGGCGCCGCTCGGCGACCAGCTGGACGACCAGGCGATGCGCCGGGCGCTGGCGATCGCGCAGACCACCGCGCAGCAGCCGCAGGTCGTGCGGGACCTGCGTACCACCCGGCCGACGGCGAACGGCCCGGTGCAGCGGGAGGCGGAGCGGGTCCGGGAGGCCACCAGGGCGGAGTACGTGGTCGTGATGGACCGGCAGGGCGTGCGCTGGTCGCACACGGACCCGGAGCGCATCGGCGAGGTCGTCTCGACCGACCCTGGGCAGGCTCTGGCCGGACGCGAGGTCATGGAGATCGACGACGGCACCCTGGGCCGCTCCGCCCGCGGGAAGGTGCCCCTGCGCGACGGCGACGGCGAGATCGTCGGGGCGGTCTCGGTGGGCATCGCCTACGACAGCGTCCGGGCGCGGCTGATCCATGCCATTCCCGGTCTGTTCGCGTACGCCGGTGGCGCGCTGGCCGTCGGCGCCCTGGCCTCCTGGATCATCTCGCGCCGGGTGCAGCGGCAGACCCGGGACCTGGCCTTCTCCGACATCGCGGGGCTGCTGGCGGAGCGGGAGGCCATGCTGCACGGCATCCGGGAGGGCGTCGTCGCCCTCGACCGGGGCGGCCGGGTGCGCCTGCTCAACGACGAGGCGCAGCGCCTGCTCGGCATCGGCGGCGAGGCCGTCGGCCGCTCCCCCGACGAGGCGCTCGGCGCGGGACGCACGGCCGACGTGCTGGCCGGCCGGGTGACCGGCACCGACCTGCTGACCGTGCGCGGCCAGCGGGTCCTGGTCGCCAACCGGATGCCCACCGACGACGGCGGGGCCGTGGCCACACTGCGCGACCGTACCGAGCTGGAGCAGCTCGGCCGGGAGCTGGACTCCACGCGCGGCCTGATCGACGCGCTGCGCGCCCAGGACCACGAACACGCCAACCGCATGCACACCCTGCTGGGCCTGCTCGAACTGGAGATGTACGACGACGCCGTGGAGTTCGTCGGCGAGGTGGTCGGCGACCACCGGGTCACCGCGGAGCAGATCACCGAGCGGATCCACGACCCCCTGCTCGCCGCCCTGCTGGTCGGCAAGGCCACCGTCGCGGCCGAACGGGGAGTCGCCCTGTGGGTCTCGGACCGGACGCGGCTGCCGGACCGGCTGGTCGATCCGCGGGGGCTCGTCACGATCGTCGGCAACCTGGTCGACAACGCGCTCGACGCCGCCGCGGGGACAGCGCACGCGCGCGTGGAGGTCGAACTGCGGGCCGAGGGGCGCGCCGCCACGCTCACGGTGCGCGACACGGGGCCCGGGATCGCGGCGGACCATCGTGAGCTGGTGTTCGCCGCGGGCTGGTCCACCAAGGAGCCGCCCGCCCACCGCGAGCGCGGCATCGGACTGCCACTGGTGCGCCGCCTGGCCGAGCGGCAGGGCGGCACCGCGACCGTCGGGGAGGCGTACGGCGGGGGCGCGGAGTTCGTCGTCGTCCTCCCGGAGGCGCTGACCGAGGCGGCCCCGGAACCCGCCTTCACCGCCCCCGTGACCACCGCTGCCGAGGAGGAGTCCCGATGA
- a CDS encoding citrate synthase: MRDHEPDHPADSERRLTTREAAELLGVKPETVYAYVSRGQLGSRRAPGSRGSTFDADEVRALARRNRRDGGTNPASAAGQELTVRTRLTLIENDRFSYRGVDAVELAARHTYEEVAEWLWTGELRPGTAFSAPESSVAVARRAVDALPEHAGPADRLRVAAIAAAVTDPLRFDLSEDAVLGTARVLIPTLVAALPPVLRDGHDRDPIARRLWTRLSGQEPDEPTLQALDTALGLLVDHDLAASTLAVRVAASARAHAYAAVSAGLGVIEGPLHGAAGGLAHRMLLEVLDLGSAAPVVAEELRAGRRIPGLGHRLYPGEDPRARALFALLEDVPRAAPALAAARDVQATAARHTPLHANVDLALAALTVSSGMASTAAETIFAVARTAGWIAHALEEYGERPLRMRPSGLYSGPRPPRPLPE; the protein is encoded by the coding sequence ATGCGCGATCACGAGCCCGACCACCCCGCAGACAGCGAGCGGCGCCTGACCACCAGGGAGGCGGCCGAACTGCTCGGGGTGAAGCCCGAGACCGTGTACGCGTACGTCAGCCGCGGCCAGCTCGGCAGCCGACGCGCGCCCGGCTCCCGGGGCAGCACCTTCGACGCCGACGAGGTGCGGGCCCTCGCCCGGCGCAACCGGCGCGACGGCGGCACCAACCCGGCCTCGGCCGCCGGTCAGGAGCTGACCGTGCGCACCCGCCTCACGCTCATCGAGAACGACCGGTTCTCCTACCGGGGCGTCGACGCGGTCGAACTCGCCGCGCGCCACACCTACGAGGAGGTGGCCGAGTGGCTCTGGACCGGGGAGCTGCGCCCCGGCACCGCGTTCTCGGCCCCCGAGTCCTCCGTCGCCGTCGCCCGCCGGGCCGTCGACGCCCTGCCCGAACACGCCGGTCCCGCGGACCGGCTCCGTGTCGCGGCGATCGCCGCGGCGGTCACGGACCCGCTCCGCTTCGACCTGTCGGAGGACGCGGTGCTGGGCACGGCGCGCGTCCTCATCCCCACCCTCGTCGCCGCGCTTCCCCCCGTACTGCGCGACGGACACGACCGGGACCCGATCGCCCGCCGCCTGTGGACCCGGCTCAGCGGGCAGGAGCCCGACGAGCCGACGCTGCAGGCGCTGGACACGGCGCTCGGACTCCTCGTCGACCACGATCTGGCGGCCTCCACGCTCGCCGTGCGCGTCGCCGCGTCGGCGCGGGCGCACGCCTACGCCGCCGTCTCCGCCGGGCTCGGCGTGATCGAGGGACCGCTGCACGGCGCCGCCGGGGGACTGGCGCACCGGATGCTGCTGGAGGTTCTCGACCTGGGCAGCGCGGCCCCGGTGGTCGCGGAGGAGTTGCGGGCCGGCCGGCGCATCCCGGGGCTCGGCCACCGGCTCTACCCCGGTGAGGACCCGCGCGCGCGTGCCCTGTTCGCGCTCCTGGAGGACGTGCCCCGGGCGGCGCCCGCGCTCGCGGCGGCCCGGGACGTCCAGGCCACCGCCGCCCGCCACACCCCGCTGCACGCCAATGTCGACCTGGCGCTCGCCGCGCTCACCGTGTCCTCCGGCATGGCCTCCACCGCGGCCGAGACGATCTTCGCGGTGGCCCGTACGGCGGGCTGGATCGCGCACGCCCTGGAGGAGTACGGGGAGCGCCCGCTGCGGATGCGGCCGAGTGGGCTGTACTCGGGGCCGAGGCCCCCGCGGCCGCTGCCGGAGTAG
- a CDS encoding M16 family metallopeptidase has translation MPMGHTATAQAGSGGLTATEHRLANGLRVVLSEDHLTPVAAVCLWYDVGSRHEVKGRTGLAHLFEHLMFQGSAQVKGNGHFELVQGAGGSLNGTTSFERTNYFETMPAHQLELALWLEADRMGSLLAALDDESMENQRDVVKNERRQRYDNVPYGTAFEKLTALAYPEGHPYHHTPIGSMADLDAATLEDARAFFRTYYAPNNAVLSVVGDIDPEQTLAWIEKYFGSIASHDGKQPPRDGALPDVMGGELREVVEEEVPARALMAAYRLPEDGTRACDAADLALTVLGGGESSRLYNRLVRRDRTAVAAGFGLLRLAGAPSLGWLDVKTSGDVEVPVIETAIDEELARFAEEGPTAEEMERAQAQLEREWLDRLGTVAGRADELCRYAVLFGDPQLALTAVQRVLEVTAEEVQEVAKARLRPDNRAVLVYEPTAPADETDATDENEEAAK, from the coding sequence ATGCCCATGGGTCACACGGCCACAGCCCAGGCAGGCTCCGGCGGCCTGACAGCGACCGAGCACCGCCTGGCCAACGGCCTGCGCGTGGTGCTCTCCGAGGACCACCTGACCCCGGTCGCGGCGGTGTGCCTCTGGTACGACGTCGGCTCGCGCCACGAGGTCAAGGGGCGCACCGGCCTGGCTCACCTTTTCGAGCACCTCATGTTCCAGGGCTCCGCCCAGGTCAAGGGCAACGGCCACTTCGAGCTGGTGCAGGGCGCCGGCGGCTCGCTCAACGGCACCACCAGCTTCGAGCGGACCAACTACTTCGAGACCATGCCCGCCCACCAGCTGGAGCTCGCCCTCTGGCTGGAGGCCGACCGCATGGGCTCCCTGCTCGCCGCCCTGGACGACGAGTCGATGGAGAACCAGCGGGACGTCGTCAAGAACGAACGCCGCCAGCGCTACGACAACGTCCCCTACGGCACCGCCTTCGAGAAGCTGACCGCCCTCGCCTACCCGGAGGGCCACCCCTACCACCACACGCCGATCGGCTCGATGGCAGACCTGGACGCGGCGACCCTGGAGGACGCGCGCGCGTTCTTCCGCACCTACTACGCGCCGAACAACGCGGTGCTCTCGGTCGTCGGCGACATCGACCCCGAGCAGACACTCGCGTGGATCGAGAAGTACTTCGGCTCCATCGCCTCGCACGACGGCAAGCAGCCGCCCCGGGACGGCGCGCTGCCCGACGTCATGGGCGGGGAACTGCGGGAGGTCGTCGAGGAGGAGGTCCCGGCCCGCGCCCTGATGGCGGCCTACCGCCTGCCGGAGGACGGCACGCGCGCGTGCGACGCGGCCGACCTGGCCCTGACCGTCCTGGGCGGCGGCGAGTCGTCCCGCCTGTACAACCGGCTCGTCCGCCGCGACCGCACCGCCGTCGCCGCCGGGTTCGGCCTGCTCCGGCTCGCCGGGGCGCCCTCCCTGGGCTGGCTGGACGTGAAGACGTCCGGCGACGTCGAGGTGCCGGTCATCGAGACGGCCATCGACGAGGAGCTGGCCCGCTTCGCCGAGGAGGGCCCCACGGCCGAGGAGATGGAGCGCGCCCAGGCCCAGCTCGAGCGCGAGTGGCTGGACCGCCTGGGCACGGTCGCCGGCCGCGCGGACGAACTGTGCCGGTACGCCGTCCTGTTCGGCGACCCGCAGCTCGCCCTCACCGCCGTGCAGCGGGTGCTCGAGGTGACCGCGGAGGAGGTCCAGGAGGTCGCCAAGGCCCGCCTGCGCCCCGACAACCGCGCGGTGCTCGTCTACGAGCCCACCGCCCCCGCCGACGAGACCGACGCCACCGACGAGAACGAGGAGGCGGCCAAGTGA
- a CDS encoding DNA gyrase/topoisomerase IV subunit A: MARRSTKTPPPDDSYEEKILDIDVVDEMQGSFLEYAYSVIYSRALPDARDGLKPVHRRIVYQMNEMGLRPERGYVKCARVVGEVMGKLHPHGDASIYDALVRMAQSFSMRVPLVDGHGNFGSLGNDDPPAAMRYTECRMAEAAGLMTESIDEDTVDFAPNYDGQEQEPVALPAAFPNLLVNGASGIAVGMATNMPPHNLREVIAAARHLIRYPNADLDALMKHVPGPDLPTGGRIVGLPGIRDAYETGRGTFKIRATVSVETVTARRKGLVVTELPFAVGPEKVISKIKDLVGAKKIQGIADVKDLTDRAHGLRLVIEIKNGFVPEAVLEQLYKLTAMEESFGINNVALVDGQPLTLGLKELLEVYLDHRFTVVRRRSEFRRSKKRDRLHLVEGLLTALVDIDEVIRLIRSSENSAQAKQRLMERFSLSDVQTQYILDTPLRRLTKYDRIELESEKDRLNAEIEELTRILDSDAELRKLVSAELAAVAKKFGTDRRTTLLESSGAPVAAVPLQVADDPCRVLLSSTGLLARTANDEPLVTEAGAKRVKHDLIVSAVPATARGEVGVVTSGGRLLRVNVVDLPQLPEAMPTPNLAGGAPLAEFVSLEDDEDVVCLTTLDESSPGLALGTEQGVVKRVVPDYPSNKDELEVITLKDGDRIVGGVELRTGDEDLVFITDDAQLLRYQASQVRPQGRPAGGVAGVKLADGAKVISFTAVDPAMDAVVFTVAGSRGTLDDSVQTTAKLTPFDQYPRKGRATGGVRCQRFLKGEDCLAFAWAGATPALAAQKNGTPAQLPDTDPRRDGSGVSLPKTVSVVAGPV; this comes from the coding sequence ATGGCCCGCCGTAGTACGAAGACCCCGCCGCCCGACGACTCGTACGAGGAGAAGATCCTCGACATCGACGTCGTCGACGAGATGCAGGGCTCCTTCCTCGAGTACGCGTACTCGGTCATCTACTCCCGTGCGCTGCCGGACGCCCGCGACGGCCTCAAGCCGGTGCACCGGCGCATCGTCTACCAGATGAACGAGATGGGCCTGCGGCCCGAGCGCGGCTACGTGAAGTGCGCCCGCGTCGTCGGCGAGGTCATGGGCAAGCTGCATCCGCACGGCGACGCGTCGATCTACGACGCCCTGGTCCGCATGGCCCAGTCGTTCTCGATGCGGGTGCCGCTGGTGGACGGCCACGGCAACTTCGGCTCGCTGGGCAACGACGACCCGCCGGCCGCCATGCGGTACACCGAGTGCCGGATGGCCGAGGCCGCAGGCCTGATGACGGAGTCCATCGACGAGGACACCGTCGACTTCGCCCCGAACTACGACGGCCAGGAGCAGGAGCCGGTGGCCCTGCCCGCCGCCTTCCCGAACCTGCTGGTCAACGGCGCCTCGGGCATCGCGGTCGGCATGGCCACGAACATGCCGCCGCACAATCTGCGCGAGGTGATCGCGGCTGCCCGGCATCTGATCCGGTACCCGAACGCCGACCTGGACGCGCTGATGAAGCACGTGCCGGGCCCCGACCTGCCCACCGGCGGCCGCATCGTCGGCCTGCCCGGCATCCGGGACGCGTACGAGACGGGCCGCGGCACCTTCAAGATCCGCGCGACGGTGTCCGTGGAGACGGTGACGGCCCGCCGCAAGGGTCTCGTCGTCACCGAGCTGCCCTTCGCGGTCGGCCCGGAGAAGGTCATCTCGAAGATCAAGGACCTGGTCGGCGCGAAGAAGATCCAGGGCATCGCGGACGTCAAGGACCTCACCGACCGCGCCCACGGACTGCGCCTGGTCATCGAGATCAAGAACGGCTTCGTGCCCGAGGCGGTCCTGGAGCAGCTCTACAAGCTGACGGCCATGGAGGAGTCCTTCGGCATCAACAACGTCGCCCTGGTCGACGGCCAGCCCCTCACCCTGGGCCTCAAGGAGCTGCTGGAGGTCTATCTCGACCACCGCTTCACCGTCGTCAGGCGCCGCAGCGAGTTCCGCCGCAGCAAGAAGCGCGACCGGCTGCACCTGGTGGAGGGCCTGCTCACCGCCCTGGTCGACATCGACGAGGTCATCCGCCTCATCCGCTCCAGCGAGAACTCCGCGCAGGCCAAGCAGCGCCTGATGGAGCGGTTCTCTCTGAGCGACGTCCAGACTCAGTACATCCTGGACACGCCGCTGCGCCGGCTCACCAAGTACGACCGCATCGAGCTGGAGTCCGAGAAGGACCGGCTGAACGCCGAGATCGAGGAGCTGACCCGGATCCTCGACTCGGACGCGGAGCTGCGCAAGCTGGTCTCGGCCGAACTGGCGGCGGTGGCGAAGAAGTTCGGCACCGACCGGCGTACGACTCTGCTGGAGTCGAGCGGCGCCCCGGTCGCCGCCGTGCCGCTCCAGGTGGCGGACGACCCGTGCCGGGTGCTGCTGTCGTCGACGGGCCTGCTGGCCCGCACCGCGAACGACGAGCCTCTCGTCACGGAGGCCGGGGCCAAGCGCGTCAAGCACGATCTGATCGTCTCGGCGGTGCCGGCCACCGCGCGCGGCGAAGTGGGCGTGGTGACGTCCGGCGGGCGGCTGCTGCGGGTGAACGTGGTGGACCTGCCCCAGCTCCCGGAGGCGATGCCGACGCCGAATCTCGCGGGCGGCGCGCCGCTGGCCGAGTTCGTGTCCCTGGAGGACGACGAGGACGTCGTCTGCCTGACCACGCTGGACGAGTCCTCGCCGGGGCTGGCGCTCGGCACGGAACAGGGCGTCGTCAAGCGGGTGGTGCCCGACTACCCGTCCAACAAGGACGAGTTGGAGGTCATCACCCTCAAGGACGGCGACCGCATCGTCGGCGGGGTCGAGTTGCGCACCGGTGACGAGGACCTGGTCTTCATCACGGACGACGCGCAGCTCCTGCGCTACCAGGCCTCGCAGGTCCGCCCACAGGGCCGTCCGGCGGGTGGCGTGGCGGGGGTCAAGCTCGCCGACGGGGCCAAGGTCATCTCCTTCACGGCGGTGGACCCGGCTATGGACGCGGTGGTCTTCACGGTGGCCGGATCGCGCGGCACGCTGGACGACTCCGTGCAGACCACGGCCAAGCTCACGCCGTTCGACCAGTACCCGCGCAAGGGTCGCGCCACGGGCGGGGTGCGCTGCCAGCGGTTCCTGAAGGGCGAGGACTGCCTGGCCTTCGCCTGGGCGGGCGCCACCCCGGCCCTCGCCGCACAGAAGAACGGCACACCGGCCCAGCTCCCGGACACCGACCCGCGCCGCGACGGCTCGGGCGTGTCGCTGCCCAAGACGGTGTCGGTGGTGGCGGGCCCGGTCTAG